The following proteins are encoded in a genomic region of Streptomyces sp. NBC_01723:
- a CDS encoding rhodanese-like domain-containing protein, whose amino-acid sequence MSEPTGVDELLERVRAGYRRIAPDEAYDAAEAGTALLVDIRYAALRERDGVIPGALVVERNELEWRLDPRGSHRLPEATDHDVRVVVVCNEGYASSLAAESLHRLGLHRATDLVGGFQAWRAAGLPVTAAVQ is encoded by the coding sequence GTGAGCGAGCCGACCGGGGTGGACGAGCTGCTGGAGCGGGTGCGCGCCGGGTACCGGCGGATCGCTCCGGACGAGGCGTACGACGCCGCCGAGGCCGGTACGGCGCTGCTGGTGGACATCCGGTACGCCGCCCTGCGGGAGCGGGACGGCGTGATCCCCGGCGCCCTGGTGGTCGAGCGGAACGAGCTGGAGTGGCGGCTGGACCCGCGAGGCAGCCACCGGCTCCCCGAGGCCACGGACCACGACGTGCGGGTCGTCGTGGTGTGCAACGAGGGCTACGCCTCCAGTCTGGCGGCGGAGTCGCTGCACCGGCTCGGACTGCACCGGGCCACCGATCTGGTCGGCGGCTTCCAGGCCTGGCGCGCGGCGGGGCTGCCGGTGACCGCCGCGGTTCAGTAG
- a CDS encoding cysteine dioxygenase, translating to MSVSSPAAASRAAAPAAPTQAELLDFARRTAADAALIASLPLDPEGRTWVRLEGPGGSEAWLIGWPPGTGTGWHDHAESVGAFVTAAGELKENALAARLPTDGWKTLELADDVDRERRLPAGRGRAFGRHHVHEVLNESPDRHAVSVHAYYPPLPQIRRYSRGGQTLRLEQVERPEDWQ from the coding sequence GTGTCTGTCTCCTCCCCTGCCGCGGCCTCCCGCGCCGCGGCTCCGGCCGCTCCCACGCAGGCCGAACTCCTCGACTTCGCCCGGCGCACCGCCGCCGACGCCGCGCTGATCGCCTCCCTGCCGCTCGACCCCGAGGGCCGCACCTGGGTGCGGCTGGAAGGGCCCGGTGGCAGCGAGGCGTGGCTGATCGGCTGGCCGCCCGGCACGGGCACCGGCTGGCACGACCACGCCGAGTCCGTGGGTGCCTTCGTGACCGCCGCGGGCGAGCTCAAGGAGAACGCGCTCGCCGCCCGCCTGCCCACCGACGGCTGGAAGACCCTGGAACTCGCCGACGACGTGGACCGGGAACGCCGGCTCCCGGCCGGCCGGGGGCGTGCCTTCGGCCGGCACCACGTGCACGAGGTGCTCAATGAGTCGCCCGACCGGCACGCGGTCTCCGTGCACGCCTACTACCCTCCCCTGCCGCAGATCCGCCGCTACAGCCGAGGTGGGCAGACCCTGCGCCTGGAGCAGGTCGAGCGCCCGGAGGACTGGCAGTGA
- a CDS encoding putative leader peptide — translation MTDTCVCLWRRVHMDLVRYAGCVCRPSC, via the coding sequence GTGACCGACACCTGCGTGTGCCTGTGGCGGAGGGTCCATATGGACCTCGTCCGCTATGCGGGCTGCGTGTGTCGGCCGTCCTGCTGA